The Deinobacterium chartae genome includes a window with the following:
- a CDS encoding DUF99 family protein has protein sequence MRRLSHVVAFDDFPFDPAHRGDVRVVGTVFAGPQLHGVLSGRVRRDGANAARELARLVQTSRFAPHLQLVMLQGVALAGFNVVDARWLAAELGLPVLIVSRRRPDLEAVRAALLTRVPGGARKWRLIERLGPMEALEGVFVQRVGLEVAEAAEVLRRFALNGRVPEPLRVAHLIAGGIARGHSGGRV, from the coding sequence ATGCGGCGGCTCTCTCACGTGGTGGCGTTCGATGACTTTCCGTTCGATCCGGCGCACCGGGGAGATGTGCGGGTGGTGGGGACGGTGTTCGCCGGGCCGCAGTTGCACGGCGTACTCAGCGGGCGGGTGCGCCGCGACGGAGCCAACGCGGCGCGCGAGCTGGCGCGCCTGGTGCAGACCTCGAGGTTCGCGCCGCACCTGCAACTGGTGATGTTGCAGGGCGTGGCGCTGGCCGGGTTCAACGTGGTGGACGCCCGCTGGCTCGCGGCAGAACTCGGGCTGCCGGTCCTGATCGTGTCGCGGCGGCGCCCGGACCTCGAGGCGGTGCGGGCTGCGCTGCTCACGCGGGTTCCGGGCGGGGCGCGCAAGTGGCGTCTGATCGAGCGTTTGGGGCCGATGGAGGCGCTCGAGGGTGTGTTCGTGCAGCGGGTGGGGCTCGAGGTCGCAGAGGCAGCCGAGGTGCTGAGGCGTTTTGCGCTCAACGGGCGCGTCCCCGAACCGCTGCGGGTGGCGCACCTGATCGCTGGCGGGATCGCGCGGGGGCATAGCGGCGGCAGGGTCTGA
- a CDS encoding YwbE family protein, with amino-acid sequence MDGRRRSDIHPGLEVSIVLKQDQRTGKLTRGIVKDLLTSSPTHPHGIKVRLENGLVGRVKHIHGTADPNTR; translated from the coding sequence ATGGACGGACGCAGACGCTCGGACATCCACCCCGGCCTCGAGGTGAGCATCGTCCTCAAACAGGACCAGCGCACGGGCAAACTGACCCGGGGCATCGTCAAGGACCTGCTGACCAGCTCGCCTACCCACCCGCACGGCATCAAGGTGCGCCTCGAGAACGGCCTGGTCGGACGGGTCAAGCACATTCACGGTACGGCGGACCCCAACACCCGCTGA
- a CDS encoding MBL fold metallo-hydrolase, which produces MQTEPLRRPGRAEVAPGVARLRCAIVNVYFLGEPGGPWILVDTGLPGFARLIRKAAETRFGQGARPEAIVLTHGHFDHVGSLEALLRVWDVPVYAHERELPFLTGAASYPPPDPWVGGGMALSSPLFPRSPLHLGARVRALHADFSLPALPEWRWIHTPGHSAGHVSLFRDSDRVLVAGDAFVTTRQESLLSALLQRRKLSGPPAYFTPNWTDARASVERLAALEPEVAATGHGVPMRGRRLQRGLKKLAKSFERRAVPRGGRYVGHAAYTDAEARQVAPPTPPRPRALSGLVATLLALWWLRRRRVRAHQQELHFG; this is translated from the coding sequence ATGCAGACGGAACCCCTCAGGCGGCCCGGACGTGCGGAAGTCGCGCCCGGCGTGGCACGGCTGCGCTGCGCCATCGTGAACGTGTACTTTCTGGGCGAGCCCGGCGGCCCATGGATCTTGGTGGACACCGGGCTGCCCGGTTTTGCCCGCCTTATTCGCAAGGCGGCCGAGACCCGCTTCGGTCAGGGTGCACGGCCCGAGGCCATCGTGCTCACGCACGGGCATTTTGACCACGTGGGTTCGCTCGAGGCCCTGCTGCGGGTATGGGACGTGCCGGTCTACGCGCACGAGCGCGAACTGCCGTTCCTGACCGGAGCGGCCAGTTACCCGCCGCCGGACCCGTGGGTCGGCGGCGGCATGGCGCTGTCTTCCCCGCTGTTTCCGCGTTCCCCGCTGCACCTGGGAGCGCGGGTGCGCGCGCTGCACGCCGACTTTTCGCTGCCCGCCCTGCCCGAGTGGCGCTGGATTCACACGCCCGGGCACTCGGCCGGGCACGTCTCGCTGTTTCGGGACTCGGACCGGGTGCTGGTCGCCGGCGACGCCTTCGTGACCACCCGGCAAGAATCGCTGCTCTCGGCGCTGCTGCAACGCCGCAAACTGAGCGGACCGCCCGCCTACTTCACGCCCAACTGGACCGACGCGCGCGCCTCGGTAGAGCGCCTGGCCGCGCTCGAGCCCGAGGTGGCCGCCACCGGCCACGGCGTGCCGATGCGCGGCCGACGGCTGCAACGCGGCCTCAAGAAGCTCGCCAAGAGCTTCGAGCGCCGCGCGGTGCCGCGCGGCGGGCGCTACGTGGGCCACGCGGCCTACACCGACGCCGAAGCGCGCCAGGTCGCTCCGCCCACTCCGCCCCGGCCGCGCGCGCTGTCCGGGCTGGTCGCCACGCTGCTGGCCCTGTGGTGGCTGCGCCGCCGCCGTGTGCGGGCGCATCAGCAGGAACTGCACTTCGGCTGA
- a CDS encoding threonine ammonia-lyase, which yields MTLSVPDILVTLSEIQQAADRLRGHALRTPLLPFPGEALHLKAENLQPTGAFKLRGALNVLLGLSEAERARGVVAHSSGNHAQAVAWAAAALGVRAVVVMPENAPAVKFERTRALGAEVVVVEASHEAREQRTEQLVLEQGLVPVLPYDDRRIIAGAGTVGLEILEDLPGLQTVLVPVSGGGLISGVAAAIKRLKPSVRVIGVEPELAADARDSLRAGERVAWAPAQTARTLADGLRVGQVGELNWLHLQALVDDIVTVSEEEMLQAMRRALLEARVVAEPSGAVSVAAGLRPELRGSGTVAVVSGGTVEASLLTRVLAEA from the coding sequence ATGACCCTCAGCGTGCCCGACATCCTGGTGACCCTGTCCGAGATCCAGCAGGCAGCCGACCGCCTGCGCGGCCACGCGCTGCGCACACCGCTGCTGCCGTTTCCCGGCGAGGCGCTGCACCTCAAGGCCGAGAACCTGCAGCCCACCGGGGCGTTCAAGTTGCGCGGGGCCCTGAACGTGCTGCTGGGCCTGAGCGAGGCCGAGCGGGCGCGCGGGGTGGTGGCGCATTCGAGCGGCAACCACGCTCAGGCGGTGGCCTGGGCCGCTGCCGCGCTGGGGGTGCGCGCGGTGGTGGTGATGCCCGAGAACGCCCCGGCGGTCAAGTTCGAGCGCACGCGCGCGCTGGGAGCCGAGGTCGTGGTGGTGGAAGCCTCGCACGAGGCGCGCGAGCAACGCACCGAACAACTGGTCCTCGAGCAGGGACTGGTGCCCGTTTTGCCCTACGATGACCGCCGGATCATCGCCGGTGCGGGCACGGTGGGCCTCGAGATCCTCGAGGACCTGCCCGGACTGCAGACCGTGCTGGTCCCGGTGAGCGGCGGCGGGCTGATTTCGGGCGTGGCCGCGGCGATCAAGCGGCTCAAGCCGTCGGTGCGGGTGATCGGGGTGGAACCCGAGTTGGCCGCGGACGCGCGCGACAGCCTGCGCGCGGGCGAGCGCGTGGCCTGGGCGCCCGCTCAGACGGCGCGCACCCTGGCCGACGGCCTGCGGGTCGGGCAGGTGGGCGAGCTGAACTGGCTGCACCTGCAGGCGTTGGTGGACGACATCGTGACCGTGAGCGAGGAGGAGATGCTGCAGGCCATGCGCCGCGCGCTGCTCGAGGCTCGCGTGGTGGCCGAACCCAGCGGGGCCGTGAGCGTCGCGGCGGGCTTGCGCCCCGAGCTGCGCGGTTCCGGCACGGTCGCGGTCGTGAGCGGCGGGACCGTGGAGGCGTCGCTGCTGACCCGGGTGCTGGCCGAAGCCTAG